A region from the Desulfovibrio sp. genome encodes:
- a CDS encoding DegQ family serine endoprotease, with protein sequence MMIKKCLAAMLAVTFLAASQLAQAANLPDFSELAAKSGPAVVNIGTERKASGNSQDDLMGEMFRNMPPGFDKFFDQFGGKRGGKRPQMKQKSLGSGFIVSADGYIVTNNHVVADADVIRVTLDQSNGKSEAITAKLVGADEETDLALLKIETKKTLPYLAFGNSDELRIGEWLLAIGNPFGLDHSVTAGILSAKNRNIHAGPFDNFLQTDASINPGNSGGPLLNMDGQVIGINTAIIASGQGIGFAIPSNMAAKIIDQIKSGKKISRGWIGVGIQDVEENTAKALGLKDAKGALVGSVMEGEPAAKAGMKDGDIIVSVDGKGIDDAAALLRVIADKTPGSKAAITVWRDGKTTDLTVTLGERKTSQTGDQNGKDQKQKDEGLLGISVRPLTDEERRELKIEKNEGLAIIDVNPDKPAAEADLRPGDVILKANLKPVRSAADLSKIVNDEGVARGAVMLQISRRGDVYFRTVSLSK encoded by the coding sequence ATGATGATAAAAAAATGTCTTGCAGCCATGCTTGCCGTGACCTTTCTTGCGGCATCGCAGCTTGCCCAGGCAGCCAATCTGCCCGACTTCAGCGAACTGGCGGCCAAAAGCGGCCCGGCAGTCGTAAACATCGGTACGGAACGGAAGGCCAGCGGTAACAGCCAGGACGATCTCATGGGGGAAATGTTCCGCAATATGCCGCCAGGATTTGACAAATTCTTTGACCAGTTCGGCGGCAAGCGCGGTGGCAAGCGCCCCCAGATGAAACAGAAGTCACTGGGATCCGGCTTTATTGTCTCCGCTGACGGCTATATTGTTACCAACAATCATGTGGTTGCCGATGCGGATGTTATCCGTGTGACCCTTGATCAGAGCAATGGCAAAAGCGAAGCCATCACGGCCAAGCTGGTTGGCGCAGATGAAGAAACCGACCTCGCCCTGCTGAAAATTGAAACCAAAAAGACCTTGCCCTACCTTGCGTTCGGCAATTCGGACGAACTGCGGATAGGCGAGTGGCTGCTGGCCATCGGCAACCCCTTTGGGCTCGACCACTCGGTGACGGCGGGTATTCTTTCGGCCAAGAACCGCAATATACACGCCGGCCCCTTTGACAACTTCCTGCAGACGGATGCCTCCATCAACCCCGGCAACAGCGGCGGCCCGCTGCTGAACATGGACGGGCAGGTGATTGGCATCAACACGGCCATTATCGCGAGCGGGCAGGGCATTGGCTTTGCCATTCCGAGCAACATGGCCGCCAAGATCATCGACCAGATCAAGTCCGGCAAAAAGATCAGCCGTGGCTGGATTGGCGTTGGTATTCAGGATGTTGAAGAAAACACCGCCAAGGCGCTGGGCCTCAAGGACGCCAAGGGCGCGCTTGTGGGCAGCGTTATGGAAGGCGAACCCGCTGCCAAGGCTGGCATGAAAGACGGCGACATCATTGTTTCCGTTGACGGCAAGGGCATCGACGATGCTGCGGCCCTGCTGCGCGTGATTGCCGACAAAACCCCCGGCAGCAAGGCTGCAATAACGGTGTGGCGCGATGGCAAAACCACTGACCTTACTGTAACGCTTGGCGAGCGCAAAACCTCGCAGACCGGCGACCAGAACGGCAAGGATCAGAAGCAGAAGGATGAAGGTTTGCTCGGCATTTCCGTCCGTCCCCTGACGGATGAAGAACGCCGCGAACTCAAGATTGAGAAAAACGAAGGGCTGGCCATCATTGACGTCAATCCTGACAAGCCCGCTGCCGAAGCCGATCTGCGCCCCGGTGACGTGATTCTCAAGGCCAACCTCAAACCTGTTCGCAGCGCTGCGGATCTGTCGAAAATCGTCAACGATGAAGGTGTCGCTCGAGGCGCAGTCATGTTGCAGATTTCACGGCGAGGCGATGTGTACTTCCGAACTGTAAGCCTGAGCAAGTAA
- the rdgC gene encoding recombination-associated protein RdgC, producing the protein MGFANSSCSFTRFRILDPVPATLWPQIPDKLKQFAMRDIDDIPEMQGQGWTCFEDMLDTDWVTAPPQKGAYIVFSLRLDMRRIPAGVVKKHVALALKEEKKRMGEQGKNYIARERKKELKEQVLLRLRSRFLPVPGEFNVLWATDKNEVWFASTQNKMIDLFLEEFLKTFELHLEQLTPYNLAVSMLDEESLIRLDKLEPTQFAPLS; encoded by the coding sequence ATGGGCTTTGCCAACAGCTCTTGCAGCTTTACACGGTTCCGCATTCTTGATCCTGTTCCGGCCACGCTCTGGCCGCAGATACCGGACAAACTGAAACAGTTCGCCATGCGCGACATTGACGATATTCCTGAAATGCAGGGCCAGGGATGGACCTGTTTTGAGGATATGCTCGATACTGACTGGGTGACGGCCCCGCCCCAGAAAGGCGCGTACATCGTGTTTTCTCTGCGGCTGGATATGCGACGCATACCCGCTGGCGTGGTCAAAAAGCACGTTGCCCTTGCCCTTAAGGAAGAAAAAAAACGCATGGGCGAACAGGGCAAGAACTACATTGCCCGCGAGCGCAAAAAAGAACTCAAGGAGCAGGTGCTGCTGCGCCTGCGCTCCCGCTTTTTGCCTGTTCCCGGCGAATTCAACGTGCTCTGGGCCACAGACAAGAACGAGGTCTGGTTTGCCTCCACCCAGAACAAGATGATCGACCTCTTCCTGGAAGAGTTTCTCAAAACTTTTGAGCTGCACCTGGAGCAATTGACGCCCTATAATCTGGCGGTCTCCATGCTGGACGAAGAAAGCCTGATCCGCCTGGACAAGCTGGAACCCACGCAGTTCGCTCCCCTTTCCTGA
- a CDS encoding AMP-binding protein, which produces MESWPLERIAILDFRAVTAIVQSVAQAELSQRNPLSFEARAPHEFASMRWESLGLDATALENMAQRCNAMFHTTAAAPEVGGQCGDFSQQVLQQWENSDRSLTFFTSGSTGKPKPCTHKESHIRQEVTSLAPIVADRTSALITVPMHHMYGFTFGLLLPLSLGVPIRSVPPLPTMVEAQMRPGDLVISIPLLLSRLVDMRGWQASNSEAGQGITLLTGTSPTPPEVMYALERQGFRVMEFFGSSEMGVVCGRFEPEADYELLPHVARGEGEHGNALVRCLPDGVVQHYPLMDNVTWTGQRHLRPGARIDKAVQVGGINVFPQYVASVIERHEGVKQCLVRLMRQDEGYRLKAFVVPQHGYDVSALHKELILHARCELSDVQRPGAYTFGPDIPRGPLGKPMDW; this is translated from the coding sequence ATGGAATCCTGGCCGCTTGAGCGGATTGCAATTCTTGATTTCAGGGCTGTTACGGCGATAGTGCAATCCGTGGCGCAGGCAGAGTTGAGCCAACGCAACCCGCTGAGCTTTGAGGCGCGCGCGCCGCACGAGTTTGCATCCATGCGCTGGGAATCGCTTGGGCTTGATGCCACTGCGCTGGAAAATATGGCGCAGCGTTGTAATGCCATGTTTCATACTACTGCAGCAGCGCCCGAGGTTGGCGGGCAGTGCGGTGATTTTTCGCAACAGGTTTTGCAGCAGTGGGAAAACAGCGACCGCTCGCTCACGTTTTTTACTTCCGGCTCAACAGGCAAGCCCAAGCCCTGCACGCATAAGGAAAGCCACATCCGGCAGGAAGTGACCAGTCTGGCACCCATTGTGGCGGACAGAACCTCGGCGCTGATTACCGTCCCCATGCATCATATGTACGGCTTTACGTTTGGCTTGCTGCTGCCCCTGAGCCTAGGGGTGCCCATCCGCAGCGTGCCGCCCCTGCCAACAATGGTTGAGGCGCAGATGCGCCCCGGCGACCTTGTTATCAGCATACCGCTGTTGCTGTCGCGCCTTGTGGATATGCGCGGATGGCAGGCTTCCAACTCGGAGGCGGGGCAGGGCATTACCCTGCTGACTGGCACTTCGCCCACGCCGCCCGAGGTGATGTATGCGTTGGAGCGGCAGGGCTTTCGTGTAATGGAATTTTTTGGCTCGTCAGAGATGGGTGTGGTTTGCGGCCGCTTTGAGCCGGAAGCCGATTATGAACTGCTGCCGCATGTGGCGCGGGGAGAAGGGGAGCACGGCAACGCGCTGGTGCGCTGCCTGCCGGATGGCGTGGTGCAGCACTACCCGCTGATGGATAATGTAACCTGGACAGGCCAGCGACACCTGCGACCGGGCGCGCGCATCGACAAAGCCGTGCAGGTGGGCGGCATCAATGTGTTTCCCCAGTATGTGGCCTCGGTCATCGAGCGCCACGAAGGGGTAAAACAGTGCCTAGTGCGGCTGATGCGGCAGGACGAGGGATACAGACTCAAAGCCTTTGTGGTGCCGCAGCATGGCTATGACGTGTCAGCCCTGCACAAGGAGCTGATACTGCATGCCCGTTGTGAATTGAGCGACGTGCAACGCCCTGGAGCTTATACCTTTGGCCCGGATATCCCCCGTGGCCCGCTTGGCAAGCCGATGGATTGGTGA
- a CDS encoding glycosyltransferase, giving the protein MSLRILNIGGPYLASALKRLGHHVITAHPAADADIPSPHPYSVRQLLSRLNALGFAPDALFYCDDGNMPQLLDPENAPWPSVRYSIDTYCNPWHIPYSNGFDATLVAQKDYVDVFSHEGLPARWFPLFYPQILEPVGDFAARDIPVAFVGTLGHKNNPDRAPFLKAFRARQPLVAISGDYKPIFTRSRIVLNQTAASEVNFRCFEAIACGAALLMETCGNGLNELFVPGEEILPTYQRNDAQAAAAIAAEALANPERLAKIAQAGGRAVARRHTDTARAVSLTQMLAEMCATQAHRERLEQSLEKRTALVRGAYGMLSSELFDPQLEGHRDFFEKMCLHQQ; this is encoded by the coding sequence ATGAGCTTACGCATACTCAACATAGGCGGGCCGTATCTGGCCTCTGCCCTAAAACGCCTGGGGCACCACGTCATCACGGCGCATCCGGCAGCTGACGCCGACATCCCTTCACCGCACCCGTACTCCGTGCGGCAACTCCTGAGCCGCCTTAACGCGCTCGGTTTTGCCCCTGACGCACTGTTCTATTGCGATGACGGCAACATGCCGCAACTGCTTGATCCGGAAAATGCCCCCTGGCCCTCGGTGCGTTATTCCATTGATACCTACTGCAACCCTTGGCACATCCCATATTCCAATGGTTTTGACGCAACCCTTGTGGCGCAGAAAGATTACGTGGATGTATTTTCGCACGAGGGCTTACCCGCGCGCTGGTTTCCGCTGTTTTATCCCCAGATTCTTGAGCCAGTGGGGGATTTTGCTGCCCGCGACATTCCCGTAGCCTTTGTGGGAACCCTCGGGCACAAAAATAACCCGGACCGCGCGCCATTTCTCAAGGCCTTTCGCGCCAGACAGCCGCTGGTGGCAATTTCTGGCGATTACAAGCCCATCTTTACGCGCAGCCGCATTGTTCTTAACCAGACGGCGGCTTCGGAAGTGAATTTTCGCTGTTTTGAGGCTATCGCCTGCGGTGCGGCCCTCCTGATGGAAACCTGCGGCAACGGCCTTAACGAACTCTTTGTCCCCGGCGAGGAAATTCTGCCCACCTACCAGCGCAACGATGCGCAGGCAGCCGCGGCCATTGCCGCAGAAGCCCTCGCAAACCCAGAACGCCTCGCCAAAATTGCCCAAGCCGGAGGCAGGGCAGTGGCCCGGCGCCATACAGACACGGCGCGCGCGGTCAGCCTGACGCAGATGCTGGCAGAAATGTGCGCCACTCAAGCGCACCGGGAGCGGCTTGAACAGTCGCTTGAAAAACGCACAGCTCTTGTACGCGGCGCATATGGTATGCTTTCAAGTGAGCTTTTTGACCCGCAGCTTGAAGGACACCGCGATTTTTTTGAAAAAATGTGCCTTCATCAACAATAG
- a CDS encoding ABC transporter permease, translated as MLPRAVKKLLGRNLMLVLGLVIVLAMSLAALLAPWIAPFDPNALHLDNILEPPSSRFLFGTDRLGRDVFSRLLYGGRVSLWVGFVAVGISVSIGTVLGLVSGYFRRWVDECIMRVVDIMLCFPSFFLILAVIAFLEPNLTNIMVVIGLTSWMGVTRLVRAEALTLREREFVDAARLAGTSTAGILFRHILPNALAPVLITATLGVAGAILVESSLSFLGLGVQPPAASWGNMLMDGKAVIETAPWLSVYPGLAILVTVLGYNLLGESLRDIFDPRLRQ; from the coding sequence ATGCTGCCCCGCGCCGTCAAAAAGCTGCTTGGCCGCAACCTTATGCTTGTACTGGGGCTTGTTATTGTGCTTGCCATGTCGCTGGCCGCGCTCCTTGCCCCGTGGATTGCGCCCTTTGACCCCAACGCCCTGCATCTGGACAATATTCTGGAGCCGCCCTCCTCCCGCTTTCTGTTCGGCACAGACCGTCTTGGGCGCGATGTTTTTTCCCGCCTGCTCTACGGCGGCAGGGTTTCGCTGTGGGTGGGCTTTGTGGCTGTGGGCATATCTGTCAGCATCGGCACGGTTCTTGGCCTCGTGAGTGGCTATTTCCGCCGTTGGGTGGACGAGTGCATCATGCGCGTGGTTGATATAATGCTCTGTTTTCCGTCATTTTTTCTTATCCTGGCGGTTATTGCCTTTCTTGAACCCAATCTTACCAATATCATGGTGGTTATTGGGCTTACTTCGTGGATGGGCGTTACCCGCCTTGTACGAGCAGAGGCGCTTACACTGCGCGAACGCGAATTTGTCGATGCCGCGCGGCTGGCAGGCACATCCACTGCGGGCATATTGTTTCGACATATACTGCCCAATGCCCTTGCGCCCGTGCTGATAACCGCTACACTGGGCGTTGCCGGGGCCATACTGGTGGAATCAAGCCTCAGCTTTCTGGGGCTTGGCGTGCAGCCCCCAGCAGCCAGTTGGGGCAACATGCTCATGGACGGCAAAGCCGTGATTGAAACCGCGCCCTGGCTGTCGGTGTATCCCGGTCTGGCCATCCTGGTAACGGTATTGGGCTATAACCTTCTGGGTGAAAGCCTGCGGGATATCTTTGATCCACGCCTTCGCCAATAG
- a CDS encoding ABC transporter permease: protein MSTLPASAAKGRLSGPLLHVLRKTLWMLLVLWGITIISFWVIHLAPGSPTDMETTLNPLAGAAARQRLEVLYGLDRPLYVQYWDWLTRIVHLDFGNSMSADSRPVLTKILERLPLTVGMNVISLVLTLLIAIPVGIVSACRQNSLLDKSVTVLVFLGFAMPSFWLALLLMMFFGIELQWLPISGLTSMNYEQLNAWGKFCDLARHLALPTLVYTVGGLAGMSRYMRACMLEVLRQDYILTARAKGLGAGAVIWRHALRNALLPVITLLGLSVPGLIGGSVIIESIFALPGLGQLFYGAVMARDYTMIMGNLVLGAVLTLAGNLLADFCYGIADPRIRNAKDNA, encoded by the coding sequence ATGAGCACCCTGCCCGCATCTGCCGCAAAAGGCCGCCTTTCCGGCCCGCTACTGCACGTTTTACGCAAAACGTTGTGGATGCTGCTTGTGCTGTGGGGCATCACCATTATCAGCTTCTGGGTCATCCATCTGGCCCCTGGCTCGCCCACAGATATGGAAACCACGCTCAATCCGCTGGCTGGCGCTGCGGCGCGTCAGCGGCTTGAGGTGCTTTACGGGCTGGATCGCCCCCTCTATGTGCAGTACTGGGACTGGCTGACCCGCATCGTGCATCTGGATTTCGGCAATTCCATGTCTGCCGATTCCCGCCCGGTGCTGACCAAGATTCTTGAGCGCCTGCCCCTCACCGTGGGCATGAACGTTATTTCGCTGGTGCTCACTCTGCTCATTGCCATTCCGGTGGGCATTGTCTCCGCCTGCCGGCAGAATTCTCTGCTGGACAAGTCCGTCACCGTGCTGGTTTTTCTGGGTTTTGCCATGCCGTCCTTCTGGCTGGCCCTGCTGCTCATGATGTTTTTTGGCATTGAGCTGCAATGGCTGCCCATTTCCGGCCTTACATCCATGAATTACGAGCAGTTGAACGCCTGGGGCAAGTTTTGCGATCTGGCGCGGCATCTGGCCCTGCCCACACTGGTGTATACCGTGGGCGGGCTGGCTGGCATGTCGCGCTACATGCGCGCCTGCATGCTTGAAGTGCTGCGGCAGGATTATATTCTCACGGCGCGGGCCAAGGGGCTTGGCGCTGGCGCGGTTATCTGGCGGCACGCCCTGCGCAACGCTCTGCTGCCTGTCATAACCCTGCTGGGCCTTTCTGTGCCGGGGCTTATTGGCGGCAGCGTCATCATTGAATCCATATTTGCCCTGCCGGGGCTGGGCCAGTTGTTTTACGGCGCTGTCATGGCGCGCGATTACACCATGATCATGGGTAATCTGGTGCTTGGGGCGGTGCTCACGCTGGCGGGCAACCTGCTGGCGGATTTCTGCTACGGAATCGCAGACCCGCGCATCCGCAACGCAAAGGACAACGCCTGA
- the pgm gene encoding phosphoglucomutase (alpha-D-glucose-1,6-bisphosphate-dependent), whose product MPVVHSDAGHLPGLDKLESIPALMSAYYTEFPNPALAAQRVAFGTSGHRGTSVLCSFNEEHIYAITQAVCDYRAAKGIDGPLFLGGDTHALSEAAFRSALEVLVANNVNVRISVGGAYTATPAISHAVLKWNAGRVNGLADGIVITPSHNPPRDGGFKYNPPHGGPAESEVTSQIEKCANVYLENGNKGVKLTHLRAARASSLVEEYDFIGSYVQDLAGVLDMKAIASSGLRIGVDPLGGASLPMWEPIAEAYGIDLEVVNRAVDPTFRFVPCDKDGKIRMDCSSPYAMSRLLDLRDHFDLSFACDPDSDRHGIVTRNELMNPNHYLSVAAWYLFRTRREWPSQRGIGKTLVTSAMLDRVGKDLGRPVVEVPVGFKWFVPYLLNGRCGFGCEESAGASFLCFDGTPWSTDKDGPLMCLLAAEMMAVEQSSPDELYTKLTERLGAPAYQRLDAPADDNVRAKLAALTPESVSLKTLAGSPVTNVLTHAPGNDAAIGGVKVVSDDGWFAVRPSGTEAICKVYTESFKGEDHLQALQKDAIDFLEHLLKGNA is encoded by the coding sequence ATGCCAGTTGTGCATAGCGATGCCGGGCATCTGCCCGGGCTGGATAAGCTGGAGAGCATCCCCGCGCTCATGAGCGCGTACTACACAGAATTTCCCAATCCGGCGCTTGCAGCCCAGCGTGTTGCCTTCGGCACCTCGGGACATCGCGGCACATCAGTGCTGTGCAGCTTTAACGAGGAGCACATCTACGCCATCACCCAGGCGGTGTGCGACTACCGCGCCGCCAAGGGCATTGACGGGCCGCTCTTTCTTGGCGGCGATACCCATGCGCTGTCAGAAGCCGCCTTTCGCTCCGCGCTGGAAGTGCTGGTAGCCAACAACGTGAACGTGCGCATTTCTGTCGGCGGGGCCTACACAGCCACACCGGCGATCTCCCATGCCGTGCTCAAATGGAATGCGGGCCGTGTTAACGGCTTGGCCGATGGCATTGTCATCACGCCTTCGCACAATCCCCCGCGTGACGGCGGCTTCAAGTACAATCCACCCCACGGCGGCCCGGCAGAATCCGAAGTCACCAGTCAGATTGAAAAATGCGCCAATGTCTACCTCGAAAACGGCAACAAGGGCGTAAAGCTCACCCACCTGCGGGCGGCGCGCGCCTCTTCGCTTGTGGAAGAATACGATTTCATCGGCAGTTATGTGCAGGATCTGGCCGGAGTGCTGGACATGAAGGCCATTGCATCATCGGGCCTGCGTATCGGCGTTGACCCCTTGGGCGGCGCAAGCCTGCCCATGTGGGAACCCATTGCAGAAGCCTACGGCATTGATCTTGAGGTGGTGAACAGGGCAGTGGATCCGACTTTCCGCTTTGTTCCCTGCGACAAGGACGGCAAAATCCGCATGGATTGTTCTTCACCCTATGCCATGAGCCGCCTGCTGGATCTGCGCGACCATTTTGACCTGAGCTTCGCCTGCGACCCGGATTCCGACCGCCACGGCATAGTGACGCGCAACGAACTGATGAATCCCAATCATTATCTGAGCGTTGCCGCCTGGTATCTGTTCCGCACCCGCAGGGAGTGGCCCTCACAGCGCGGCATTGGCAAAACCCTTGTGACAAGCGCCATGCTCGACAGGGTAGGGAAAGATCTTGGTCGCCCGGTTGTTGAGGTGCCTGTGGGCTTCAAGTGGTTTGTGCCCTATTTGCTCAATGGACGCTGCGGCTTTGGCTGCGAGGAAAGCGCTGGCGCTTCCTTCCTGTGCTTTGACGGCACGCCCTGGAGCACAGACAAAGACGGCCCCCTCATGTGCCTGCTGGCGGCTGAAATGATGGCAGTGGAGCAGTCCTCCCCCGATGAACTTTACACAAAACTGACCGAGCGTCTTGGCGCGCCCGCCTACCAGAGGCTTGATGCCCCGGCGGACGACAACGTGCGCGCAAAGCTTGCGGCGCTGACGCCTGAAAGCGTGAGCCTTAAAACGCTGGCAGGTTCGCCTGTTACCAATGTGCTTACCCACGCACCCGGTAATGATGCCGCTATCGGCGGTGTTAAGGTGGTCAGCGATGACGGCTGGTTTGCCGTGCGTCCCTCCGGTACGGAAGCAATTTGCAAAGTGTATACGGAAAGCTTCAAGGGAGAAGACCACCTGCAAGCCTTGCAAAAAGACGCCATCGATTTTCTCGAGCATTTGCTGAAAGGCAATGCCTGA
- a CDS encoding AAA family ATPase, with the protein MLEYLRIRNLALIEDMELEFSPGMNVLTGETGAGKSFILKALGFLLGDKLSADMVRAGAERAQVEALFSTKDADMVLRREIVAETGRSRLYINDELRSQDSLRDLRNRLVAHTSQHAQQKLLQSSFQAKLLESGLSCPELLHQRDALLARLQANAAQRSALLERQAGLGERRELLEMQQQEIDKVSPEEGEEEKLEEIRALARSMEHQQENYEQALILLQGDEQEGVIDQLGQLEKLLQRMCREDDSLQADADAVAALRQQLAHLGGRLRRPPALPGLDEMPDMDHLEERLFALAQLKRKLHRTLPEILSLREEISENLSFLDVCALDITRLDKEAAALAAELAAVTARIIPARREAAAAIATKLENELRQLGFSDQVRVLPDFAVQEIWPGVADERGRILWAPNPGQPPQPLDKIASGGELSRFLLALASVQQDDEGATFIFDEVDAGVGGMTLNKLAEKLYALAETRQMLLITHWPQLAARARRHFQIVKMVRDGETFTLCSPLNKEDRHAELARMAGGGEQGEALARSLEK; encoded by the coding sequence ATGCTTGAATACCTGCGCATTCGTAATCTGGCCCTCATTGAGGACATGGAACTGGAGTTTTCGCCCGGCATGAACGTGCTGACGGGTGAAACCGGGGCGGGGAAGAGCTTTATCCTTAAAGCGCTGGGTTTTCTGCTTGGCGACAAGCTTTCGGCGGATATGGTGCGCGCGGGCGCTGAGCGTGCACAGGTGGAGGCCCTGTTCAGCACAAAAGATGCGGACATGGTTCTGCGCCGCGAGATTGTGGCGGAGACAGGGCGCAGCCGCCTGTACATCAACGATGAACTGCGCTCGCAAGATAGCCTGCGCGACCTGCGCAACCGCCTTGTGGCCCACACAAGCCAACACGCCCAGCAAAAACTGCTTCAATCTTCATTTCAGGCCAAACTGCTGGAAAGCGGCCTGAGCTGCCCCGAACTTCTGCACCAGCGGGACGCCCTGCTTGCGCGCCTTCAGGCCAATGCGGCCCAGCGCTCTGCCCTGCTTGAGCGTCAGGCCGGACTGGGCGAACGGCGCGAACTGCTTGAAATGCAGCAGCAGGAGATCGACAAGGTTTCTCCTGAAGAGGGCGAAGAAGAAAAGCTGGAAGAAATCCGCGCGCTGGCCCGCTCCATGGAGCACCAGCAGGAGAATTACGAACAGGCGCTCATTTTGCTGCAAGGCGATGAGCAGGAAGGCGTGATCGACCAGTTGGGCCAGCTTGAAAAACTCTTGCAGCGCATGTGCCGCGAGGACGATTCCCTCCAGGCCGATGCCGACGCTGTGGCGGCCCTGCGGCAGCAGTTGGCCCACCTTGGCGGCAGGCTTCGCCGCCCGCCTGCCTTGCCGGGGCTGGACGAAATGCCCGACATGGATCATCTGGAAGAACGCCTGTTTGCCCTTGCGCAACTCAAGCGCAAGCTGCACAGAACCCTGCCGGAGATTCTTTCCCTGCGCGAAGAAATTTCCGAAAACCTTTCCTTCCTTGATGTCTGCGCGCTGGACATCACCCGGCTGGACAAGGAAGCGGCAGCTCTTGCCGCAGAGCTTGCCGCCGTGACTGCCCGCATCATCCCGGCGCGCCGCGAGGCAGCAGCCGCCATTGCCACCAAGCTTGAAAACGAACTGCGCCAGTTGGGCTTTTCAGATCAGGTGCGGGTATTGCCCGATTTCGCCGTGCAGGAAATCTGGCCCGGCGTTGCGGACGAGCGCGGGCGCATCCTTTGGGCGCCCAACCCCGGTCAGCCCCCGCAGCCTCTGGATAAAATAGCCTCGGGCGGCGAGCTTTCGCGCTTTTTGCTGGCGCTTGCCAGCGTGCAGCAGGATGACGAAGGCGCTACATTCATATTTGACGAAGTCGATGCGGGCGTTGGCGGCATGACCCTGAACAAGCTGGCCGAAAAGCTCTACGCGCTGGCCGAAACGCGCCAGATGCTGCTCATCACCCACTGGCCGCAACTGGCGGCCCGCGCCCGCAGGCACTTTCAGATTGTTAAGATGGTGCGCGACGGGGAAACCTTTACCCTCTGCTCCCCCCTTAACAAGGAAGACCGCCACGCCGAGCTTGCGCGCATGGCAGGCGGCGGCGAACAGGGCGAGGCGCTGGCCCGCAGCCTGGAAAAATAG
- a CDS encoding pseudouridine synthase: MPPKHSGNAGSSARNRSKNSSSASSHKKEQPADARKNHAPRSDSWSANGPNGRSDSRTDSRSGTQPNAREARDGFSQRKPAQPQAVKSDADHSARPAAPTKSQPDADNAADGIRLNKAIAATGLCSRRKADELILAGRVSVDGKPEPNPGRQVLPFEGIAVDGRVLSAPQSYTYLMLNKPVHVVCTVSDPEGRPTVLDCLAPEYKALRLYPVGRLDYFSEGLLLLTNDGQLAQRLTHPRHHQPKTYEVLVRGTVPEGALKTMRRGMHLAEGEDIMPVDVIAQQVGGNTQLQMVLRQGLNRQIRRMCRDLGLTILRLCRVAQGSLRLGDLASGKARPLTDAEVARLRESASLPVVR; the protein is encoded by the coding sequence GTGCCGCCCAAACATTCCGGCAATGCCGGATCATCCGCCAGAAACCGCAGCAAAAACAGTTCGTCCGCCAGCTCCCATAAAAAGGAACAGCCTGCGGACGCACGCAAGAATCATGCCCCCCGTTCTGATAGCTGGTCTGCCAATGGACCAAATGGCCGTTCTGATTCGCGGACAGATTCACGGTCAGGTACTCAGCCGAACGCCCGTGAGGCCCGAGATGGTTTTTCGCAACGCAAACCCGCGCAGCCCCAGGCCGTCAAATCTGACGCCGATCATTCTGCTCGGCCTGCCGCGCCCACAAAGTCTCAGCCCGATGCTGACAATGCAGCTGACGGCATACGCCTTAACAAGGCCATAGCCGCAACTGGTCTATGCTCGCGGCGCAAGGCAGACGAGCTTATTCTTGCCGGGCGCGTCAGTGTTGACGGCAAGCCGGAGCCCAACCCAGGGCGTCAGGTCTTGCCCTTTGAGGGCATTGCCGTGGATGGCCGCGTGTTGTCGGCCCCGCAGTCCTACACCTACCTCATGCTCAACAAGCCCGTGCATGTGGTTTGCACAGTGAGCGACCCGGAAGGCAGGCCCACCGTACTGGATTGCCTTGCGCCTGAATACAAGGCGCTCAGACTGTATCCTGTTGGCAGACTTGACTATTTTTCTGAGGGATTGCTGCTGCTGACCAATGATGGCCAACTTGCCCAGCGCCTCACCCATCCCCGGCATCACCAGCCCAAAACCTATGAGGTGCTAGTACGCGGCACGGTGCCTGAAGGGGCGCTCAAGACCATGCGGCGCGGCATGCACCTTGCCGAAGGTGAAGATATTATGCCTGTGGACGTGATCGCTCAGCAGGTTGGCGGCAATACCCAGTTGCAGATGGTGCTGCGTCAGGGGCTGAATCGCCAGATTCGCCGCATGTGCCGCGATCTGGGGCTGACCATTCTGCGCCTGTGTCGTGTTGCTCAAGGCTCATTGCGTCTTGGGGATCTGGCCAGCGGCAAAGCCCGGCCTCTTACGGATGCCGAGGTTGCCCGCCTGCGTGAAAGCGCCAGCTTGCCCGTCGTGCGGTAG